The following proteins are encoded in a genomic region of Montipora foliosa isolate CH-2021 chromosome 8, ASM3666993v2, whole genome shotgun sequence:
- the LOC138013412 gene encoding lactadherin-like — protein sequence MMLLKVLSLLSILVAIPEYSSAECDFNLGMESGLISDLQIGASSRWDSNHGPSQGRLNYKETTSKSGAWAAAHNNVNQWLQIYLGSAIITRVATQGRNYNPSWPYGVHTQWVTKYKLQYSNDGVTFQYYKEQGVVKEFTGNSDRDTVVENVLNSPIVMKFIRFQPTAWHGHISMRVELYGCREACLFAFDSQLSASSQWDGNHAPSQGKLNYQESPNKSGAWAAAQNNANQWLQVDLGSQKSVRTIATQGRNYDPHWPHGSHAQWVTKYKLQFSNDGANFQYYQEPQGVVKEFAGNTDRDTAVYHDLNPPTSARYFRFRPTSWHGHISMRVALFGCPDR from the exons ATGATGTTGTTAAAAGTGCTGTCTCTGCTATCCATTCTTGTTGCAATCCCAGAGTACTCAAGCGCTG AGTGTGATTTTAATCTGGGCATGGAAAGTGGTCTAATCTCAGACTTGCAAATTGGAGCCTCTTCACGATGGGATAGCAACCATGGCCCCAGTCAAGGAAGACTGAATTATAAAGAAACCACAAGCAAGTCAGGAGCTTGGGCAGCGGCTCACAATAATGTCAATCAGTGGCTGCAGATTTATCTGGGTAGTGCCATAATAACCCGTGTCGCAACGCAAGGAAGAAATTACAACCCCAGTTGGCCTTATGGAGTCCACACTCAGTGGGTGACCAAGTACAAGCTGCAGTACAGTAACGATGGTGTGACTTTCCAATACTACAAGGAGCAAGGAGTAGTGAAG GAGTTCACTGGAAACTCAGACCGCGACACTGTCGTTGAGAATGTTCTCAACTCGCCAATTGTGATGAAGTTCATCCGTTTCCAACCAACAGCTTGGCATGGTCACATATCAATGAGGGTGGAACTCTATGGATGCCGGGAAG CATGTCTGTTCGCTTTCGATTCACAACTCAGTGCTTCTTCCCAATGGGACGGCAACCATGCTCCCAGCCAAGGAAAACTGAACTATCAAGAAAGCCCAAACAAGTCAGGTGCTTGGGCAGCTGCTCAAAATAATGCTAATCAATGGCTGCAAGTAGATCTGGGAAGTCAGAAAAGCGTACGAACCATAGCAACGCAGGGAAGGAATTACGACCCTCATTGGCCTCACGGATCCCATGCTCAGTGGGTGACCAAGTACAAGCTACAGTTCAGCAACGATGGGGCAAATTTCCAGTACTACCAGGAGCCGCAAGGAGTAGTGAAg GAGTTTGCTGGAAACACAGACAGGGATACTGCAGTTTATCATGATCTCAACCCACCAACCAGTGCACGCTACTTCCGGTTCCGGCCAACAAGTTGGCATGGACACATATCAATGAGGGTGGCACTCTTTGGTTGCCCAG ATCGTTGA